A genomic window from Sphingobacterium sp. BN32 includes:
- a CDS encoding SusC/RagA family TonB-linked outer membrane protein produces the protein MERRLRFILMLVIPLLTMAFAQAQQRTYSGVVRDTEGKPIVGASIVVVGTAVGTSSSETGQYSIQANQGSRISYSLVGKESATITTTSNTTINVTLNDANQEIEDVVVIAYGTAKKKDLTGAISTVDSKVLGAQANSTLTKALEGAVPGIQVSSVDGQPGVDMGVRVRGIGSSSQNNSNALIVIDGVPVTAGFNPLSTMNPKDIESVTILKDAASTALWGSRGANGVIMVTSKKGARGGTKIDFDTKLGANMIANNQPKLIRGVEDNYEMMWESIYNSVRYGSTEKYKTNFSNPNMSHEEAALFASQHLFNYTGSKTNFAGPNGLSNWMYYRVPGARYVSTGTGDTRSATMLDNYLIDPATGKINKDAVKLYDVDDWRDIAYRDRFRQEYTVSASGGTEKTDYFISTGFLSDPSYIANSNFKRYNVRSNVNSQITEWLKAGINATYSNRSTRLQNGRFSSRNPGAAVQNVFRWTDGYRPLASIYERDENGNMVYDASGNPQVVRLVGQQYSPLGVVTPKAGGSTSMGYDLEYQMENSQSEYVSNDISTIGYLQAKFWNDFTFNVQMAVNQSYHMRYVSLPKAWGESSNAEQGMIGRYHTQYLDLNSQQTLNWGHDYGKHHVDAMIGHEFTWMKTENMNYKASLSLIDNFTGSGNYLFLNNGGTFSGVGFGTNKEAMEGYFARANYIYDNKYIATGSVRRDGSSKFRYDEDRWGIFWSLGGAWRISSEAFMEPTKGWLNDLKLRASYGVIGNQNGIGRYAGYQTWNYGALGYTTPGSYAPSGYTLTMGAAVNSSLTWEKKNTIDAGLDLSLFNRVNATIDWYKTNTTDLLLDVPVSYAMAGQSTLLQNEGELESKGLEVDVNVDLIKRDDFNWSVNVNTGHYKVKVVKMPETMINQQDALHDHKWWYATADAWGAVGNTGSGSGAAYRRWIGGDYYNVIFAKYMGVDKGTGLPLYGALVTEGNQGKFPNAKVGDVVSTTDYSEAYMFDYGDATPDLIGGFGTSVRWKNFDLAANFAYQLGGLFFSNLYGNFIYNTSDIGNQMLSEDLLNNTFNESNQDAKFPMLMVNSPNASTIYSNGTRVSSGNTYTDLSVFDASYLNIKNITVGYTLPEKWASKAKMASVRAYVSLDNMWVFAKSGIDPRNSIVGGLDVGAYTYPMIRSSSFGIKVTF, from the coding sequence ATGGAAAGAAGATTACGTTTCATTTTGATGCTGGTTATCCCGTTATTAACTATGGCGTTCGCACAGGCGCAGCAGCGGACATACTCCGGTGTAGTTAGGGATACAGAAGGAAAGCCAATCGTTGGCGCCAGTATCGTTGTGGTGGGGACCGCTGTCGGGACCTCATCTTCGGAAACTGGACAGTACAGTATCCAGGCGAATCAGGGAAGTAGGATCAGCTACTCACTTGTTGGCAAGGAGTCCGCGACAATAACCACGACCAGTAATACAACAATCAATGTGACCCTGAATGATGCAAATCAGGAAATTGAAGACGTCGTTGTAATTGCTTATGGTACGGCAAAGAAGAAGGATTTGACGGGAGCAATCAGCACTGTTGATTCAAAGGTGCTTGGTGCGCAGGCGAACTCAACGCTGACCAAAGCCTTGGAAGGCGCTGTTCCGGGTATTCAAGTCTCCTCTGTCGATGGGCAGCCGGGGGTCGATATGGGCGTTCGTGTTCGTGGTATTGGATCCTCCAGTCAGAACAACTCGAATGCGCTTATCGTTATCGATGGTGTTCCTGTGACGGCGGGTTTCAATCCCCTATCGACGATGAATCCTAAGGATATCGAATCCGTGACGATTCTGAAGGATGCTGCATCAACGGCGCTATGGGGCTCCAGAGGAGCAAATGGTGTCATCATGGTTACTTCAAAAAAAGGCGCTCGAGGCGGAACAAAGATAGACTTCGACACTAAATTAGGAGCAAACATGATTGCTAACAACCAACCAAAACTTATTCGCGGTGTCGAAGACAACTATGAAATGATGTGGGAAAGCATCTATAACTCGGTACGGTACGGTAGCACGGAGAAATACAAAACCAACTTCAGCAATCCGAACATGTCGCATGAAGAAGCAGCCTTGTTTGCAAGTCAGCATTTATTCAACTATACCGGAAGCAAGACTAATTTCGCAGGCCCTAATGGCTTGTCGAACTGGATGTATTACCGTGTTCCCGGAGCAAGGTATGTTTCTACCGGTACAGGAGACACCCGATCGGCGACCATGCTGGACAACTACTTGATTGATCCGGCAACAGGAAAGATCAATAAAGATGCTGTAAAGCTGTATGATGTGGATGATTGGAGAGATATCGCATACAGAGATCGCTTTCGCCAAGAGTATACCGTATCGGCGAGCGGAGGAACAGAGAAGACGGATTATTTTATCTCTACCGGTTTCTTATCCGATCCTTCCTATATCGCTAACTCTAACTTCAAGCGTTATAACGTGCGTTCGAATGTAAACTCTCAGATTACCGAATGGTTGAAAGCAGGTATAAATGCGACCTACTCGAACCGTTCTACTCGTTTACAGAATGGTCGTTTCAGTTCGCGTAATCCGGGCGCTGCCGTTCAGAACGTTTTCCGTTGGACAGATGGGTATCGTCCATTAGCGTCCATTTATGAGCGCGATGAAAATGGGAATATGGTCTATGACGCAAGCGGCAACCCACAGGTAGTTCGCTTGGTAGGCCAGCAGTATTCGCCACTAGGGGTTGTAACCCCAAAGGCGGGAGGATCTACATCAATGGGCTACGACTTAGAATATCAGATGGAGAACTCCCAATCTGAATATGTATCCAACGATATTTCTACCATCGGTTATTTACAGGCAAAGTTCTGGAATGACTTCACATTCAATGTGCAGATGGCGGTAAACCAATCTTACCATATGCGTTATGTTTCCTTGCCGAAAGCGTGGGGAGAGTCTTCTAACGCTGAGCAGGGGATGATCGGTCGCTACCATACACAATACTTAGATCTCAACTCACAACAAACATTGAATTGGGGACATGATTATGGCAAGCACCATGTGGATGCCATGATTGGCCATGAGTTCACTTGGATGAAAACAGAGAACATGAACTACAAAGCGTCGCTATCGCTTATCGACAATTTCACAGGTTCAGGAAACTACTTGTTCTTAAACAACGGAGGAACTTTCTCTGGTGTTGGCTTCGGCACAAATAAGGAGGCCATGGAAGGTTACTTTGCTCGTGCAAATTATATATACGATAATAAATATATTGCTACAGGTTCCGTTCGTCGTGATGGCTCATCGAAGTTCCGCTATGATGAAGATCGTTGGGGCATATTCTGGAGCTTAGGCGGTGCATGGCGTATTTCCTCAGAGGCCTTTATGGAGCCGACGAAAGGATGGTTAAACGACTTAAAGCTTCGCGCAAGCTACGGTGTCATCGGTAACCAAAATGGTATTGGACGCTACGCAGGGTACCAAACCTGGAATTATGGTGCTTTGGGTTACACGACGCCGGGTTCTTATGCCCCGAGCGGATATACCCTGACCATGGGGGCGGCAGTAAACAGTTCCTTGACCTGGGAGAAAAAGAATACCATTGATGCAGGTCTCGACCTTAGCCTATTTAACCGTGTCAATGCAACCATAGACTGGTATAAAACCAATACAACGGATTTATTATTGGATGTTCCTGTTTCCTATGCCATGGCCGGACAATCCACCTTACTACAAAATGAAGGCGAGTTGGAGTCCAAAGGTTTGGAAGTCGATGTCAATGTTGATCTAATCAAACGCGATGACTTCAATTGGTCGGTCAACGTCAATACCGGACATTATAAAGTAAAGGTAGTAAAGATGCCAGAGACGATGATCAACCAGCAGGATGCACTGCACGATCACAAGTGGTGGTATGCTACGGCAGATGCCTGGGGAGCTGTAGGTAACACAGGTTCGGGTTCAGGAGCTGCATACAGACGTTGGATCGGTGGAGATTACTATAATGTAATCTTCGCGAAATATATGGGCGTGGATAAGGGTACAGGTCTACCGCTTTACGGAGCGCTAGTAACCGAAGGAAACCAAGGTAAATTCCCGAATGCGAAAGTTGGAGATGTTGTCTCGACGACAGATTATTCCGAAGCTTATATGTTTGACTATGGAGATGCTACGCCGGATTTAATAGGTGGTTTCGGAACTTCCGTACGCTGGAAGAACTTTGATTTGGCAGCAAACTTCGCTTACCAATTAGGCGGCCTTTTCTTTAGTAATTTATACGGGAACTTTATCTACAACACTTCCGACATCGGAAACCAAATGTTATCAGAAGATCTGCTGAACAATACATTTAATGAGTCCAATCAGGATGCCAAATTCCCGATGCTTATGGTGAACTCCCCGAATGCAAGTACAATTTATAGCAATGGTACGCGGGTTTCATCGGGAAATACCTATACGGATCTTTCGGTGTTCGATGCTTCTTACCTAAACATCAAGAATATCACGGTGGGCTATACGCTACCCGAGAAATGGGCAAGCAAAGCGAAGATGGCAAGCGTACGTGCCTATGTATCGTTAGACAATATGTGGGTATTTGCTAAAAGTGGTATAGATCCGCGCAATTCCATCGTCGGAGGATTAGATGTAGGCGCATATACTTATCCGATGATACGTTCAAGTTCATTTGGTATAAAAGTAACCTTTTAA
- a CDS encoding RagB/SusD family nutrient uptake outer membrane protein has product MRYLIALVMMAMLATSCNKKLDIAPPDNIIDEQVRELLRTADEETVKSLLKSIADGLPPHMRGGGYNFRFSNMLDNTWSGQLSARMMLGNDVVVGNWAIPADNDYYSGQDITSENNASNPSWWHRAFSMTVAANKVANIITPDLLKENASITLRDYSGRAYLIRAFGYLYAQQNFGTNKLGMSIYTKFDVGQPLQERSSALATLDSIINWATTADELFAQANIGFKATSTSDLTRGLTNYVIAKAALLAVEAEGASPAKYYSIASAACDRVINSGALSLMKEDQYVQKQSGTVVVNGLTLPIFLAETSGFLNFAKNPEAAFGFGWQFGGNGPAIESNPWGGSYRIDDRLFNKIDDRDYRKKNFHKNRPTDFPTIYYPGPSNFMNGGQSEVPTYWVSKFANNVGLGSVVGAQNVSNRNRADYAMVRLSEFYLMKAEAQARSGAEGNAKTTLNTLLAARTAAGSSTLTVDNYASMSGLTVLQMIQLQSRIELWGEGSQEWDNNRRWNIPVDRKGSTVHWNPSLVYPVSLMTMKIPSEEISTNPKSQQNP; this is encoded by the coding sequence ATGAGATACTTAATAGCACTTGTGATGATGGCGATGTTAGCCACATCGTGTAATAAGAAATTAGATATTGCCCCACCTGATAACATCATTGATGAGCAAGTGCGGGAGCTGTTGAGAACAGCCGATGAGGAAACAGTAAAAAGTTTATTGAAAAGTATTGCCGATGGACTTCCACCACATATGCGTGGGGGTGGCTATAATTTCCGCTTCTCTAACATGCTCGACAATACATGGAGCGGGCAGTTGTCGGCACGTATGATGTTAGGTAATGATGTTGTTGTCGGCAACTGGGCTATCCCGGCGGATAACGATTATTATTCAGGCCAGGACATAACCTCTGAGAATAATGCATCCAACCCGAGCTGGTGGCATCGCGCATTCAGTATGACCGTGGCAGCCAATAAAGTCGCCAATATTATTACGCCGGATTTGCTGAAAGAAAACGCCAGCATCACCTTACGCGACTATTCTGGACGTGCCTATTTGATACGCGCTTTTGGCTATCTATACGCACAGCAAAACTTCGGAACGAATAAGTTGGGGATGTCTATCTATACGAAGTTCGACGTGGGACAGCCCCTGCAAGAGCGCTCTTCCGCATTAGCGACGCTTGATTCCATTATCAATTGGGCGACCACCGCAGATGAACTTTTTGCACAGGCCAATATTGGATTCAAAGCAACAAGCACATCGGACCTGACGCGCGGACTTACTAATTACGTCATCGCCAAAGCAGCGCTTTTGGCAGTTGAAGCCGAAGGTGCTAGCCCGGCAAAATACTACAGTATTGCTTCCGCAGCATGCGATCGCGTCATCAACAGCGGCGCACTCTCTTTAATGAAGGAAGACCAGTATGTGCAAAAACAATCCGGAACGGTGGTCGTGAATGGACTGACTTTGCCGATCTTTCTTGCCGAGACATCCGGATTCTTAAATTTTGCTAAAAACCCAGAAGCAGCATTCGGTTTCGGCTGGCAGTTTGGCGGCAATGGCCCGGCAATAGAGAGCAACCCATGGGGTGGTTCTTATCGTATCGATGACCGATTATTTAATAAAATAGACGATCGTGACTACCGCAAGAAGAACTTCCATAAAAATAGACCAACCGATTTCCCAACGATTTATTATCCTGGCCCTTCCAACTTTATGAACGGCGGACAGAGTGAGGTTCCTACCTATTGGGTTTCCAAATTTGCCAATAACGTCGGATTGGGAAGCGTAGTGGGTGCTCAAAATGTTTCCAACCGCAATCGTGCTGACTATGCGATGGTGCGCCTATCGGAGTTCTATTTGATGAAAGCAGAAGCGCAGGCGCGTTCCGGAGCGGAAGGCAATGCGAAAACGACTTTAAACACCCTTCTGGCGGCACGTACGGCTGCAGGAAGCAGCACGCTGACCGTGGACAATTATGCCAGCATGAGTGGATTGACCGTATTGCAAATGATTCAATTGCAGTCGCGTATCGAGCTTTGGGGCGAAGGAAGCCAAGAATGGGATAATAACAGACGCTGGAACATCCCGGTAGATCGTAAAGGATCAACTGTTCATTGGAACCCTTCATTGGTTTATCCGGTGTCTTTGATGACGATGAAAATTCCGTCAGAGGAGATATCGACCAATCCAAAAAGTCAGCAAAACCCTTAA
- a CDS encoding ADP-ribosylglycohydrolase family protein encodes MKRSLWSTLLLGVGLICAGNVVVAQQPAKVKLTKAELQDKIKGGWAGQTIGVTFGGPTEFRYRGTFIQDYENLAWYDGYIKSTMVHNPHLYDDIYMDLTFVEVYDRVGMDAPVDSFANAFANASYSLWHANQAARYNILTGIKAPESGHWKNNPHADDIDYQIEADFAGLMSPGMPNTASDISDKIGHIMNYGDGWYGGVYIGAMYTLAFVSHDINYIVTEALKTIPAESEFYQCIADVIQWHKEHPDNWKRNWFEIQQKWAEEVGCPEGVHMPYNIDAKVNAAYVVLGLLYGAGDFTQTLEISTRAGQDSDCNPASAAGILGTMYGYSKIPKYWKMGLAEAEDIDFKYTKTSLNRVYKMSFNHALEMIKRNGGKVSKNDVEIKVQQPVAVRFEKAFDGVYPVRKVGVNKQLKGSYEFEIEGTGFVLVGAAKKNEKSMPDFDIPLDIYIDGKKHASFIHPTNYLRRKDEIFWVYDLPKGKHKVKLVQTEEKPGYWVDMNSYIIYSDQPNKGIEQHVH; translated from the coding sequence ATGAAAAGATCGCTTTGGAGTACCCTTTTATTAGGAGTTGGTTTAATCTGTGCTGGCAATGTAGTCGTTGCCCAACAGCCTGCGAAAGTCAAGCTGACAAAGGCGGAATTACAAGATAAGATTAAAGGCGGATGGGCGGGGCAGACCATTGGTGTAACCTTTGGTGGTCCAACAGAATTCCGATACCGTGGCACGTTCATTCAAGACTATGAGAACCTCGCCTGGTACGATGGCTATATCAAAAGTACGATGGTTCATAATCCGCATTTATATGATGATATCTATATGGATCTGACCTTCGTTGAGGTTTATGATCGTGTGGGTATGGATGCACCAGTAGACTCTTTCGCGAATGCATTTGCGAATGCAAGCTACTCGCTATGGCACGCGAATCAAGCTGCACGCTATAATATTTTGACAGGCATAAAGGCTCCGGAATCGGGCCACTGGAAGAACAATCCGCATGCGGATGATATTGACTATCAAATCGAGGCTGACTTCGCGGGCTTAATGAGTCCTGGTATGCCAAATACCGCGTCGGATATCAGTGATAAGATCGGTCACATCATGAACTATGGCGACGGCTGGTATGGTGGTGTTTATATTGGCGCCATGTACACCTTAGCCTTTGTTTCTCACGACATCAATTACATCGTTACGGAAGCATTGAAGACTATTCCGGCAGAAAGCGAATTCTATCAATGTATTGCTGATGTGATTCAGTGGCATAAAGAACATCCGGACAACTGGAAGCGCAACTGGTTTGAAATTCAGCAAAAATGGGCTGAAGAAGTTGGCTGTCCTGAAGGCGTGCACATGCCTTACAACATCGACGCGAAAGTGAATGCGGCTTATGTTGTGCTTGGCCTTTTATATGGCGCGGGTGATTTCACACAAACCTTAGAGATTTCTACACGTGCTGGTCAGGATTCAGACTGTAATCCGGCAAGTGCCGCAGGTATCCTGGGCACGATGTATGGCTACAGCAAGATCCCTAAATATTGGAAAATGGGATTGGCTGAAGCGGAAGACATCGATTTCAAATACACTAAAACATCGTTGAACCGTGTATATAAAATGAGCTTCAACCATGCGCTAGAGATGATTAAACGTAATGGCGGAAAAGTGAGTAAGAACGACGTGGAGATTAAGGTTCAGCAACCTGTTGCCGTACGATTCGAGAAGGCTTTTGATGGGGTTTACCCAGTTCGTAAAGTGGGGGTGAACAAGCAGTTGAAAGGTAGCTATGAGTTTGAGATCGAGGGTACAGGTTTTGTACTGGTAGGTGCTGCTAAGAAAAATGAGAAGAGCATGCCTGATTTTGATATCCCGCTGGATATCTATATTGATGGTAAGAAACATGCATCATTTATACATCCGACAAACTATTTGAGGAGAAAAGATGAGATCTTTTGGGTGTATGATCTTCCAAAAGGAAAGCATAAAGTAAAGCTCGTGCAGACGGAAGAAAAGCCTGGGTATTGGGTAGATATGAATAGTTATATCATCTATTCTGATCAGCCGAATAAAGGGATTGAGCAGCATGTTCATTAA
- a CDS encoding GRP family sugar transporter → MFIVSDYNVAVLFCFITMICWGSWANTQKISQKGWRFELFYWDYVIGILIFSLLSAFTLGSMGEQGRPFLEDIAQTSSSNILNALLSGVLFNLANILLTAAIAAAGMSVAFPIGIGIALVAGVFFNYMIQQKGDPTLLFLGVGLVTLAIILNAVAFKKHKGGSEKAGIGKWIIISVIAGFLMSSFYPFLASGMDLENFQQPAAGKMTPYSAFVVFAAGIFLSNIVFNSVLMKKPLEGKPLTYSEYFAGSFRYHLIGILGGSIWGLGNILNLIAAGKAGPAISYGLGQGATLVAALWGVLVWKEFKGADSKVNSLLLAMFLCFIAGLGLIIWSGS, encoded by the coding sequence ATGTTTATTGTATCTGATTATAATGTGGCAGTGCTGTTTTGCTTTATCACCATGATCTGTTGGGGGTCTTGGGCAAACACACAAAAGATCAGTCAAAAGGGCTGGCGTTTTGAGCTTTTTTATTGGGATTATGTAATCGGTATCCTCATTTTTTCCCTACTGAGCGCCTTTACTCTGGGCAGCATGGGCGAACAAGGGAGACCTTTTCTAGAAGATATAGCCCAGACGAGTTCAAGCAATATTTTAAATGCCTTATTGAGCGGCGTGCTCTTCAACCTGGCTAATATCCTTTTAACGGCAGCCATTGCGGCAGCAGGGATGTCTGTTGCCTTCCCCATTGGCATCGGTATTGCCTTGGTTGCGGGCGTGTTTTTTAACTATATGATTCAGCAGAAAGGCGACCCTACCCTTTTGTTTTTGGGTGTTGGCTTGGTCACTTTGGCAATCATCCTGAACGCTGTTGCCTTCAAAAAGCATAAAGGCGGAAGCGAAAAAGCAGGCATCGGAAAGTGGATCATCATATCGGTTATCGCTGGTTTCTTGATGTCCTCGTTCTATCCTTTCCTGGCATCAGGTATGGATTTAGAAAATTTCCAACAGCCGGCGGCTGGTAAAATGACGCCTTATAGCGCTTTTGTGGTATTTGCTGCAGGAATTTTCCTGAGCAACATCGTTTTCAACAGTGTACTGATGAAAAAACCGTTGGAGGGCAAACCGCTAACCTATAGCGAGTATTTTGCGGGTTCATTCCGCTATCACTTAATTGGTATCCTGGGTGGAAGTATTTGGGGCTTGGGCAACATTCTAAATCTGATTGCAGCCGGTAAAGCGGGCCCAGCTATTTCCTATGGCTTGGGACAGGGGGCGACTCTGGTCGCTGCTCTATGGGGCGTACTGGTATGGAAAGAATTCAAAGGAGCCGACAGTAAGGTAAATTCCCTGTTGCTGGCGATGTTTCTGTGCTTTATCGCCGGGTTGGGCCTTATTATTTGGTCAGGGAGCTAG
- the rbsK gene encoding ribokinase, giving the protein MKNKIVVVGSTNMDMVVKTGHIPKPGETVLGGTFFMNPGGKGANQAVAVARLGGDVTFISKIGNDIFGKQSSKIFDDEGVDIGGIYAEMNSPSGIALITVDDKGENSIVVAPGANAFLNEANVQDAFDKYPQAGVLLVQLEIPMETVEAAIRYARSKQITVILNPAPMNAAVSKLLDKIDIITPNAHEAEALSKHPISDVDSAIAAAKKIQALGVKTVIITLGEEGAILLTEDDVQHIEAPKVEAVDSTAAGDVFNGAFAVALSEGKSLKNAVTFACRAAAIAVTKMGAQSSIPYRNEILLTYFD; this is encoded by the coding sequence ATGAAAAATAAAATAGTCGTAGTCGGCAGCACAAATATGGACATGGTCGTCAAAACAGGTCATATTCCTAAACCAGGGGAGACCGTTTTGGGGGGTACTTTTTTTATGAACCCCGGCGGCAAAGGCGCCAACCAGGCCGTTGCTGTGGCTCGTCTCGGTGGCGATGTAACGTTCATCAGCAAGATAGGCAATGACATCTTCGGGAAGCAGTCATCAAAGATTTTCGACGATGAAGGTGTCGATATCGGCGGGATCTATGCAGAGATGAACAGCCCTTCGGGCATTGCCTTGATCACGGTGGATGATAAGGGCGAAAATAGCATTGTTGTTGCTCCTGGGGCGAACGCTTTCTTGAACGAGGCGAACGTACAGGATGCTTTCGACAAGTATCCTCAGGCTGGCGTATTGCTGGTGCAGTTGGAAATTCCGATGGAAACGGTCGAGGCGGCCATCAGGTATGCGCGCTCGAAGCAGATTACCGTGATTTTAAATCCCGCACCCATGAATGCGGCAGTATCCAAATTGTTGGATAAGATAGATATCATTACACCGAATGCGCACGAAGCGGAAGCCTTATCCAAGCATCCCATCAGCGATGTGGATAGCGCCATTGCTGCGGCGAAGAAAATTCAAGCGCTGGGGGTCAAAACGGTCATTATCACTTTGGGCGAAGAAGGTGCTATTTTGCTAACGGAAGACGATGTGCAGCATATTGAAGCGCCAAAAGTAGAAGCAGTAGACAGTACCGCCGCAGGCGATGTATTTAACGGAGCGTTTGCCGTTGCATTATCAGAAGGCAAGAGCCTGAAAAATGCGGTTACTTTTGCCTGCCGCGCGGCTGCTATTGCTGTGACAAAAATGGGAGCTCAGTCTTCTATTCCATATAGAAATGAAATTCTCCTGACCTACTTTGACTAA
- a CDS encoding helix-turn-helix domain-containing protein yields MFSLILFTVIVVFSCINLRYYKRLPLKTKFDEVILIFNCLVGLHALYGGIFREIIPQLRYVDLGAPVGLIYGPLLFQLFVSMDHDKFSKQTLFYNLLPFFLFLSVYIIFLVSEEFRNLYGIAYLKILYISFGISWLLYPTVLLFKATSKVRENNPNQKKYFFFTMMMLLLASFEIPYALSYNGSSLSKTYGASSNFVYLIMLIVMIIIHNYFFNLLNRHLSSDSSLISRINHIQQAIPSIGIKTNLPHSNDQEKILQYLATHPYLAAAFNVEKIKKDLKLTQQQINLLFKSLFGFGFIQAINILRIDAACLELEKEVLNIAIDELAFQCGFNSRASFYRHFKIEKKCSPHDYREKVIKKTKKIP; encoded by the coding sequence ATGTTCAGTTTAATCTTATTTACGGTTATCGTCGTTTTTAGCTGTATTAATTTACGCTACTACAAACGACTCCCCTTAAAAACAAAATTCGACGAAGTCATTCTTATTTTCAACTGCCTTGTTGGACTTCATGCGCTTTATGGGGGCATCTTCAGAGAAATTATACCCCAATTAAGGTATGTCGATCTGGGCGCGCCGGTCGGCCTGATTTACGGCCCTTTACTTTTCCAGTTATTTGTTTCTATGGATCACGACAAATTCTCGAAACAGACCCTTTTCTACAATCTTCTGCCCTTTTTCTTATTTCTAAGCGTCTATATTATCTTTCTTGTTTCCGAAGAATTCAGAAACCTATACGGCATAGCTTATCTAAAAATCTTATACATCTCCTTTGGCATCAGTTGGCTTCTCTATCCCACCGTCCTTTTGTTTAAAGCAACCTCGAAGGTGAGAGAGAATAATCCGAATCAAAAAAAGTACTTCTTCTTTACCATGATGATGCTGCTGTTGGCTTCCTTCGAAATACCCTATGCCCTGTCCTACAACGGATCTTCGCTGTCTAAAACCTATGGCGCATCCAGCAACTTCGTCTACCTGATCATGTTGATCGTCATGATAATCATACACAACTATTTCTTCAACCTCCTGAATCGTCATCTCAGTTCCGACAGCAGCTTGATCAGCAGGATTAATCATATTCAGCAAGCGATTCCCTCCATCGGGATTAAAACAAACCTCCCCCACAGCAACGACCAAGAGAAAATCTTGCAATATCTCGCAACTCACCCCTATCTAGCCGCTGCCTTCAACGTCGAGAAAATAAAAAAAGATCTCAAATTAACGCAGCAACAGATTAATCTATTATTCAAAAGCTTATTTGGATTCGGATTTATACAAGCCATCAATATTCTACGAATCGACGCGGCTTGTCTGGAATTGGAAAAAGAGGTGCTGAATATCGCTATCGACGAACTGGCCTTTCAATGTGGTTTCAATTCACGAGCTTCCTTCTACAGGCATTTCAAGATCGAAAAGAAATGCAGCCCCCACGATTATAGGGAAAAAGTAATCAAAAAAACAAAGAAGATTCCATAA